GAGATGACCAAACAGCAATTGAACGTGACAAACTATTAATTTAGTCTTAAGTCCGCAGTCTTAAGTTTTAAGTCAAAAATGCCAGGTAGTATTTGGGACTTAGGGCTTAAGACTTCTGGCTAAATAAACAATGCAACGCATACCGGTGTTGCCCTTATGCATCATTTAAGTACGCTAAATAGTTTTAGCTTGCTTAAATATGTGTTATAATTACAATAATATAATTTACCTTGAGCCATAATACCAACCAAATCATGATCCAAAGCCAAAACAGGATATCGCAACAGGAATGGGGCGAACATGCTGGGTGTAAGGTTTACTTTTTCAGGCTCGAAAACAGTTCAGGGGCATATGTGGAGCTTACCAATTATGGTGCAACGCTGGTATCGGCAGTAGTGCCGGATAAGGCGGGCAACCTGGAAAACGTGATATTGGGCTACCATTCATTGCCTGCTTATATTGCCGACGAATGCTATTTAGGCGCCACCATAGGTCGTTTTGCCAACAGGATTGGAGGGGCAGAATTTACTTTAGACGGAACAGTTTATCACCTGGACGCTAATGATGGTAACAATTCCAACCATGGTGGTAATACCGGCTTTAATACCCGGGTGTTTGATTATCAAATAACCGAAAGCGGCGTATCATTTAGCCTGCTGAGTAAGGATGGTGATGGCGGCTACCCCGGAGACCTTAAATTGGTAGTAACTTATGAGTGGACTGATGATAATGAACTGAAAATCAAATACCAGGCCACAGCCGACAAGCAAACGGTGGCCAGTTTTACCAATCACGCATACTTCAATCTATCTGCTGGGGAGTGTACTATTTTTGACCATACCCTTAAGGTTTATGCCGAAAACATGCTGGATGTAGATGCCACCTACGTACCAACCGGCCTGGTTAAACCAGCCGGTAAAAGGGTTTTAAACGGGGAGGTT
The genomic region above belongs to Mucilaginibacter sp. KACC 22773 and contains:
- a CDS encoding aldose epimerase family protein, which codes for MIQSQNRISQQEWGEHAGCKVYFFRLENSSGAYVELTNYGATLVSAVVPDKAGNLENVILGYHSLPAYIADECYLGATIGRFANRIGGAEFTLDGTVYHLDANDGNNSNHGGNTGFNTRVFDYQITESGVSFSLLSKDGDGGYPGDLKLVVTYEWTDDNELKIKYQATADKQTVASFTNHAYFNLSAGECTIFDHTLKVYAENMLDVDATYVPTGLVKPAGKRVLNGEVLREKMIAGGDTINGYNHCFVLQNDARHTLKPAALLIDNASGRQVEVATSYPSVVVYTGDYLRSKIPGNYSRPYRPFDGLCLECQHYPDSPNHAHFPSAILNPGEAFCQVIVYKFGVVA